Within Desulfolithobacter dissulfuricans, the genomic segment ATCACCATCATGGGGGACGGCGATGCCACTGCCATCGGTGGTAACCACTTCATCCATGCGGCCCGGCGCAACCTGAACCTGACCGCGATCATCATCAACAATTCCATCTACGGTATGACCGGAGGTCAGTACTCACCGACCACGCCCTTTGGTTCCAAGTCCACCACCTCGGTGTATGGTCATATAGAGCACGACTTTTCCATCGCCGAACTGGCCGTCACCGCCGGGGCCTCCTTTGTTGCCCGCTCCACGGTCTATCACGCCGATCTCCTGGACCGGCTCATCGAACAGGCGATCGGCAAACGGGGTTTTGCCGTGGTCGAGGTGATCTCCAACTGCCATATCCAGTACGGACGCCGCAACAAGCTCGGCGGAGCCGTGGATATGCTCAGGAGTTTCAAGGAAAAAGCGGTCACCATCCAGAAGGCGTCAACGCTCACTCCCGAGGAGCTGGAGGGAAAGATCACCATCGGCGTACTGGCCGACCGTGATTTGCCCATCTCCACCGAAGAGTACAAGAAGGTGCGGGAAAAGGCCCGGGCGGCAAGGAGGCAGAAATGAAAAAAACACAGGAAACCAAGAAGAGAGAGCGTTACGAAATCCGGTTCTCAGGTTCAGGTGGCCAGGGGCTGATCACCGCGGCCGTGGTTTTTGCCGAGGCGGTGGGGGTCTATGACGGCAAATATGTCTGCCAGACCCAGAGTTACGGTCCCGAGGCCCGGGGTGGTAAGAGCAAGGCCGAAGTGGTTATCAGCGACTCTCCCATCGATTACCCCAAAGCGCTGGAGCTCGACCTGCTGCTGGCCATGAACCAGGCCGCCTGCGATGCCTATTTCTACGACCTCAAGCCAAACGGTCTGCTCATCGTCGATTCCTACCTGGTGGAGCAGTATCCCACCAGCCGGATCATCACCATTCCCTTTACCCAGATCGCCCGCGAGGAGATCGGCCGGGAACTGGTGGCCAACATGGTGGCCCTTGGCGCGGTGGGCCTGCTCTGCGGACTCGTGAATCTGGACAACCTGGAAAAGGCCCTGCTGGCCAGGGTTCCGCCGGGAACCGAGGAGATGAACTCCAAGGCCCTCAAACGGGGGATCGAGGAGGCGGCCAAGATAGACCTGAACAGCCTGCCCCGATCGATCATGAGCGAAGACGAGGAGGTGTAATATGAAGGTTGTGGCGTTCAACGGCAGTGCCCGCAAGGACGGCAACACGGCCATGCTGATCGGCTATGTTTTCGAGGAACTGGAAAAGGAGGGGATCGAGACCGAGCTGGTTCAACTGGCAGGTAAACATCCCCACGGCTGCATCGCCTGCTACTCCTGCTTCAAGAACAAGGACCGGAGGTGCGCGGTTACGACCGACTGCATCAACGAGTGCATCGAGAAGATGGAATCAGCCGACGGCATCATCCTGGCCTCGCCAACCTATTTCGCCGATCTGTCCACCGAGCTCAAGGCCCTCATAGACCGGTGCGGCATGGTCTCCCGGGCCAACGGCGACATGTACCGGCGCAAGGTGGGGGCGGCGGTGGTGGCCCGGCGCCGGGGTGGGGCCATTCACGTCTTTGACTCCATCAACCACTTCTTCACCATCGGCCAGATGATCATAGTCGGTTCGTCCTACTGGAATATCGGTATCGGCCGAGACAAGGGAGAGGTTGCCGGAGACGAGGAAGGCGTGACGACCATGCGCAATCTGGGCCGGAACATGGCCTGGTTGCTGAAGAAACTCCACTCCTGATCCCTGTCTTTTCTCTGCCTGGGTCCCGGGACCGATTTCGTCGCCTCCGGGACCCAGGTTTTTCCAGCCCCGTATCCTCCGGGCTCTCCCCACCGGATACGGGTTTTTTATTTTCTGCTTTCTTCATGTCCTGCGTCCTGACACGTTTTTCCGCTGGTCATATCCTGCCATCTCCAGGGATTTCCATATTCCCATGTTTTTAATTGACCAGAATTTTTCCAAAACATATAACTGACAGTAGAGGTCACCATTTCCCTTCATCAATGGCCATAAACCCTACTGCAAGTTGGATAACCT encodes:
- a CDS encoding flavodoxin family protein — encoded protein: MKVVAFNGSARKDGNTAMLIGYVFEELEKEGIETELVQLAGKHPHGCIACYSCFKNKDRRCAVTTDCINECIEKMESADGIILASPTYFADLSTELKALIDRCGMVSRANGDMYRRKVGAAVVARRRGGAIHVFDSINHFFTIGQMIIVGSSYWNIGIGRDKGEVAGDEEGVTTMRNLGRNMAWLLKKLHS
- a CDS encoding 2-oxoacid:acceptor oxidoreductase family protein, with product MKKTQETKKRERYEIRFSGSGGQGLITAAVVFAEAVGVYDGKYVCQTQSYGPEARGGKSKAEVVISDSPIDYPKALELDLLLAMNQAACDAYFYDLKPNGLLIVDSYLVEQYPTSRIITIPFTQIAREEIGRELVANMVALGAVGLLCGLVNLDNLEKALLARVPPGTEEMNSKALKRGIEEAAKIDLNSLPRSIMSEDEEV
- a CDS encoding 2-oxoacid:ferredoxin oxidoreductase subunit beta, with protein sequence MPISAQALRHEYLRHNKKFPHVWCPGCGNGIVMGALLRAISRLELSKDEVVLASGIGCSGRMPTYLDFNTLHTTHGRALTFATGVKLANPALNVITIMGDGDATAIGGNHFIHAARRNLNLTAIIINNSIYGMTGGQYSPTTPFGSKSTTSVYGHIEHDFSIAELAVTAGASFVARSTVYHADLLDRLIEQAIGKRGFAVVEVISNCHIQYGRRNKLGGAVDMLRSFKEKAVTIQKASTLTPEELEGKITIGVLADRDLPISTEEYKKVREKARAARRQK